One segment of Echeneis naucrates chromosome 15, fEcheNa1.1, whole genome shotgun sequence DNA contains the following:
- the rgra gene encoding retinal G protein coupled receptor a, whose translation MVSSYPLPEGFSEFDVFSLGSCLLVEGLLGFLLNAVTIVAFLKVRELRTPSNFLVFSLAMADIGISMNATVAAFSSFLRYWPYGSEGCQTHGFQGFMTALASIHFVAAIAWDRYHQYCTRTKLQWSSAITLAVFVWLFTAFWSAMPLIGWGEYDYEPLRTCCTLDYSKGDRNYVSYLIPMSIFNMAIQVFVVMSSYQSIAQKFKKTGNPRFNPNTPLKTMLLCWGPYGILAFYAAVENANLVSPKLRMMAPILAKTSPTINVFLYALGNENYRGGIWQFLTGEKIDVPQIENKSK comes from the exons ATGGTCTCGTCTTACCCTTTACCGGAGGGCTTCTCCGAGTTTGATGTGTTCTCGCTGGGATCTTGTCTGCTGGTGGAGG GTCTGCTGGGCTTCTTACTCAACGCGGTGACAATCGTCGCCTTCCTCAAAGTGAGGGAGCTGAGGACCCCCAGCAATTTCCTCGTCTTCAGCTTGGCCATGGCCGATATTGGCATCTCCATGAACGCAACGGTGGCCGCTTTCTCCAGCTTCCTGAG GTACTGGCCATATGGCTCTGAAGGATGCCAGACTCATGGTTTCCAGGGCTTCATGACAGCTCTGGCCAGCATCCACTTTGTGGCTGCCATCGCATGGGACAGATACCACCAGTACTGCACCA GAACAAAACTGCAGTGGAGCAGCGCCATCACCTTGGCTGTATTTGTTTGGCTCTTCACTGCCTTCTGGTCCGCCATGCCCCTTATTGGCTGGGGAGAGTATGACTATGAGCCACTCAGGACCTGCTGCACTCTGGACTACAGCAAGGGAGACAG AAACTATGTGTCCTACTTGATCCCCATGTCGATCTTCAACATGGCCATCCAGGTGTTTGTTGTTATGTCCTCCTACCAGTCCATTGCACAGAAATTCAAGAAGACGGGAAACCCCAGG TTCAACCCCAACACTCCTCTTAAGACTATGCTCCTCTGTTGGGGCCCCTATGGCATCCTGGCTTTCTATGCTGCTGTGGAGAACGCCAATCTGGTCTCCCCTAAGCTCAGGATG ATGGCTCCTATCCTGGCCAAGACCTCCCCAACTATCAATGTCTTCCTATACGCTTTGGGTAACGAGAACTACAGAGGAGGCATCTGGCAGTTCCTCACCGGGGAAAAGATTGATGTGCCTCAAATTGAGAACAAGTCCAAATAA
- the lrit1a gene encoding leucine-rich repeat, immunoglobulin-like domain and transmembrane domain-containing protein 1a: MFLVLLLGLCVATGELVSPVNSCPSQCSCFFHNLSDGSKARSVICNDPEISLVPVGFPVDTSKLRIEKTAIQRIPPEAFNYLSSLEFLWMSFNTLSALNPDSFRGLFSLEELRLDGNALTAFPWESIMDMPSLRLLDLHNNQLTSLPVGATTYIKNLTYLDLSSNNLLTLPAEVLSTWLVVKPAQGPESSKMILGLHDNPWVCDCRLYDLVQFQKSPTLSVAFIDTRLRCSAPESVSGVLFSDAELRRCQLPRIHTAVARVRSAVGNNVLLRCGTIGVPIPDLTWRRADGRALNGTVQQETSKEGITWSILSVPGVSYRDSGKYICKATNYAGNAEAVISLIVSNSPKLEGNQTNNDKKAKGKKPNQMGKAAYQEKLVARYVVPTSTPSSLPALDPGLPPRLGPDPGLTSYSLADRATAGPATSSNPDALLDLEKTNLSNLAANTSSLQQDPDRVVRSVKVVGDTDNTISLNWRAPKAKNTTAFSVLYAVFGERDMRKINVGAGQNRVTIDGLVPRTKYIACVCVRGLIPKKEQCVIFSTDEAASATGTQKLINVIVITVACVIAVPLTVIVCCGALKRRIQKYWGKKSKDIQDSYVTFETLSPATKAKGLEGEYLNRLNPEESNRLLSARSSLDSEATAKIEGQPNEYFC, translated from the exons ATGTTCCTCGTTCTGCTCCTGGGGCTCTGCGTGGCCACAGGTGAACTCGTCTCCCCAGTAAACTCCTGCCCGTCGCAGTGCAGCTGTTTTTTCCACAACCTGAGTGATGGATCGAAGGCCAG GAGTGTGATTTGCAATGATCCAGAGATCTCTCTTGTGCCTGTCGGGTTCCCTGTTGACACGTCCAAGCTGCGGATTGAGAAGACGGCCATCCAGCGGATCCCCCCGGAGGCTTTCAACTACCTCTCCAGTCTGGAATTCCTGTGGATGTCCTTTAACACCCTGTCCGCCTTGAACCCGGACAGTTTCCGGGGACTGTTCAGCCTGGAAGAGCTTCGCCTGGACGGCAACGCCCTCACCGCCTTTCCCTGGGAATCTATCATGGACATGCCGAGCCTCAGGCTTCTCGATTTGCACAATAACCAGCTGACCTCTCTGCCGGTGGGGGCCACAACTTACATCAAGAACCTCACCTACCTGGATCTGTCCAGCAACAACCTGCTGACCCTGCCGGCCGAGGTGCTCTCCACCTGGCTGGTTGTGAAACCAGCACAAGGCCCCGAGAGCTCCAAAATGATACTTG GTCTCCATGACAATCCCTGGGTGTGTGACTGCCGGCTCTATGACCTGGTCCAGTTCCAGAAGTCTCCGACTCTTTCAGTGGCATTCATTGACACAAGACTCCGCTGTTCAGCTCCAGAGAGTGTGTCAGGGGTTTTATTCAGCGATGCAGAGCTACGACGCTGTCAGCTCCCACGTATCCACACCGCTGTCGCACGAGTCCGGAGCGCTGTTGGAAACAATGTGCTGCTTCGGTGTGGGACCATTGGGGTCCCCATTCCAGACCTGACATGGCGCAGGGCAGATGGACGGGCCCTCAATGGAACAG TCCAGCAGGAGACCTCAAAGGAGGGAATCACCTGGTCCATCCTCAGTGTTCCAGGTGTGTCCTATCGGGATTCAGGAAAATACATCTGCAAAGCCACAAACTATGCGGGGAACGCTGAAGCTGTCATATCTCTAATTGTGTCCAACTCACCGAAACTAGAAGGCAACCAAACCAACAATGACAAGAAAGCCAAAGGCAAGAAACCCAACCAGATGGGTAAAGCTGCCTACCAGGAGAAACTGGTGGCCAGATATGTGGTTCCAACCTCCACCCCTTCATCCCTACCCGCCTTGGATCCTGGCCTTCCACCTCGGCTTGGTCCCGATCCTGGCCTCACCAGTTACAGCCTGGCTGACAGAGCCACAGCGGGGCCTGCCACCTCCTCCAACCCTGACGCGCTGCTGGATCTGGAGAAGACAAATTTAAGCAACTTGGCGGCCAACACCTCATCGCTGCAGCAGGACCCAGACAGGGTTGTCCGTTCGGTAAAGGTAGTGGGGGACACAGACAACACAATTTCTTTAAATTGGAGAGCCCCTaaagcaaaaaacacaacagcatttaGTGTACTGTATGCTGTGTTTGGAGAGAGGGACATGAGGAAGATAAATGTGGGGGCGGGACAGAACCGTGTGACCATTGATGGGCTGGTACCTAGGACCAAGTACatcgcctgtgtgtgtgtccggggGCTGATTCCCAAGAAGGAACAGTGTGTTATCTTTTCCACTGATGAAGCAGCCAGTGCCACCGGGACCCAGAAGCTGATTAATGTTATTGTGATTACAGTGGCCTGTGTCATTGCAGTCCCACTCACTGTCATCGTTTGCTGTGGGGCGTTGAAGAGACGCATTCAGAAGTACTGGGGAAAGAAATCCAAAGACATCCAAGATTCATATGTGACCTTTGAGACGCTGTCGCCGGCCACGAAGGCCAAAGGACTGGAGGGCGAGTATTTGAACCGACTGAACCCAGAGGAGTCCAACAGGTTACTGTCGGCCCGCTCCAGCTTGGACTCTGAGGCCACAGCTAAGATAGAGGGACAGCCAAATGAGTACTTCTGCTGA